The DNA sequence TGAAGGGAGAAACCATTGATGAGTTGACTGGATTTGCAGCAGTGTTAAAGGAAAAGGCAGAACATATTGCGCCGAAAGTACCGAACTATGTAGACCTGGTAGGAACTGGAGGAGACCGTTCCTTTACTTTCAATATCTCAACTACTTCTGCATTTGTGACCGCCGGCGCAGGACTTCCGGTTGCAAAGCATGGAAACCGTTCTATTTCCAGTAAGAGTGGTGCAGGGGATGTGTTAGAAGCTCTTGGAGTTAATATTGCAGCAGAGCCTGAAGTGGTAACAAAATGTGTAGAAGAAGCAGGAGTTGGTTTCATGTTTGCCCAGAGCTTCAATAAGTCTATGAAGTATGTAGGGCAGGCAAGAAAGGATATGGGAATCCGTTCCGTATTTAATATCTTAGGACCTCTGGCAAATCCTTCCGATGCAAAATGCATGGTAGTAGGAGTTTACAGCCCGACACTTACTGACATGGTGGCAAATGCCATGAGCCGTTTGGGAGTGGAAAGCGGATTTGTAGTAAGTGGCGAGGACAACATGGATGAGTTCACACTGACTGGAAAAACAACGGTTTCTGAAATCAAAAATGGAAAAGTAAATACTTATGAGATAACACCGGAACAGTTCGGGTTAAAGAGAGCTTCTTTGGAAGAACTTCAAGGTGGAGATGGAGCAGAAAATGCGAAAATTACTACAGCTATTTTAAAGGGAGAAGAGAAAGGTGCAAAACGTGACATTGTTCTCTTAAATGCAGGGGCAACCCTATATGCCGGCGGTGTTGCAGACAGCATTGAAGATGGTATTGAGAAGGCAGCAGAATCTATCGATTCCGGTAAGGCATATGAAGTGCTGGAAAAGTTGGTGGAGATGTCAAATAGAAATTAGGATAAAGGTGAGGGAAGGTCTTGACAATCTAAAGGTTGTTGTGTAGTATTAAACTAACGATTGTTAGCCATGGATGAAGGTATACAGTCAATCCTTGGCTGTATTGGTGGGGGAGTGGTCCGACTGAGAAAAAATATTGGGAGTCGAAGGGATGGCTAGGAAAGGAACGTCCATGGAAAACAAAATTACAACGAGGGAAAAAATAGTCATAGAATCTTTAAGACTTTTTGCAGGAAAAGGCTATGATGGCGTATCTATGCGTGAAATTGCTGCGGCAGTGGGAATAAAGGGAGCGTCTATCTATAATCATTTTAAGGGAAAAGAAGATATTTTTCTTGCTATATTTGAAGAAATGACCAAACGATATGGTCATATTGCCACAATGCTTCAAATGCCAGAAGAGCAGGGAGAAGAAGCAGCAGAGTATTATATGGAAGCTGATGAAGATAAACTTTTGCATATGGCAGAGGAACTGTTTTCCTTTTTTGCAAGGGACGAATTCGCCATGTTATTTCGCAAGCTTCTTGCATCAGAACAACATAAATCTTCTTTGGCAGCAAAATATTTCAGAAGTTAT is a window from the Roseburia sp. 499 genome containing:
- the trpD gene encoding anthranilate phosphoribosyltransferase; this translates as MKEAIQKVVDRQNLTEDEAKKVMNIMLSGDATQAQLGAFLTAMRMKGETIDELTGFAAVLKEKAEHIAPKVPNYVDLVGTGGDRSFTFNISTTSAFVTAGAGLPVAKHGNRSISSKSGAGDVLEALGVNIAAEPEVVTKCVEEAGVGFMFAQSFNKSMKYVGQARKDMGIRSVFNILGPLANPSDAKCMVVGVYSPTLTDMVANAMSRLGVESGFVVSGEDNMDEFTLTGKTTVSEIKNGKVNTYEITPEQFGLKRASLEELQGGDGAENAKITTAILKGEEKGAKRDIVLLNAGATLYAGGVADSIEDGIEKAAESIDSGKAYEVLEKLVEMSNRN
- a CDS encoding TetR/AcrR family transcriptional regulator; this translates as MARKGTSMENKITTREKIVIESLRLFAGKGYDGVSMREIAAAVGIKGASIYNHFKGKEDIFLAIFEEMTKRYGHIATMLQMPEEQGEEAAEYYMEADEDKLLHMAEELFSFFARDEFAMLFRKLLASEQHKSSLAAKYFRSYYLEAPVIFQTQVFAGMQKKGAFQNFDAETMALHFYSPIYYLLSRFDAGYSYEECIEQLHKHVHWFCVLYH